Proteins encoded in a region of the Marmota flaviventris isolate mMarFla1 chromosome 3, mMarFla1.hap1, whole genome shotgun sequence genome:
- the LOC139705071 gene encoding pleckstrin homology domain-containing family G member 7-like, which yields MQPPACDCPLGKDQEVPEEGWLLDLETQQPHCAPENSNPDCVSWKLPSVGPLSFVGRTESSCPEMQPQGCGTSPQGPWNPSKKLCENQGNLLQFDRQAPGRISTSPTLRRLRGSSRGSFISPPHQDVLDVSTQRSWRNPTGSPGHLSKSLPGSPRDSSPSLSPLRPRSGLLSDPEGTLSTADSFKSQTRTPDEHVLLAFRPINEGFPHWASLPGQEGHSTPSPTAGSPRPQVTQL from the coding sequence ATGCAGCCACCAGCCTGTGACTGTCCTCTGGGAAAGGACCAAGAAGTGCCAGAGGAAGGGTGGCTCTTGGATTTGGAAACTCAGCAACCCCACTGTGCTCCAGAGAACAGCAACCCAGACTGTGTGTCCTGGAAGCTTCCATCAGTCGGTCCTCTTAGTTTTGTGGGGAGAACAGAGTCTTCTTGTCCTGAGATGCAGCCCCAGGGCTGTGGGACCTCTCCTCAGGGGCCCTGGAACCCGTCAAAGAAGCTCTGTGAGAACCAGGGGAACCTTCTCCAGTTTGACCGGCAAGCCCCCGGCCGCATCTCCACCTCTCCCACCTTGAGGAGATTAAGGGGCAGTAGCCGGGGGTCTTTCATCTCGCCACCTCACCAAGATGTCTTGGATGTGTCCACCCAGAGAAGCTGGAGAAATCCTACAGGCTCCCCAGGTCACCTTTCCAAGAGTCTACCTGGAAGCCCAAGAGATTCTTCACCTTCCCTATCACCCCTGAGACCCCGCTCAGGACTGCTTTCCGATCCCGAAGGTACCCTCAGCACAGCTGACTCCTTCAAGTCCCAAACCAGAACCCCTGATGAACATGTCCTTCTTGCATTTCGGCCCATCAATGAGGGGTTTCCTCACTGGGCCTCTCTTCCAGGGCAAGAAGGCCACTCAACGCCCAGCCCCACTGCAGGGTCCCCAAGACCTCAGGTAACTCAGCTCTAA